A region of the Equus quagga isolate Etosha38 chromosome 11, UCLA_HA_Equagga_1.0, whole genome shotgun sequence genome:
GGCCCACAGAGCTTCCCTCTGGCTCCCAGGGGCCTACCTCCCCAGCTTGGAAGAGCACTCGGTTCTGGGGCCACAGGTGATGAAACGAGGTGGGGAGCACTGAGCAGGCCCACCCTAGGTACCACCTCCTCACAGTGTGATGGAGGATAGTGAGGGGCACTGTAAATGGGAACCCTGGGGAACCTTGGGGCTCCCATGCTCTGTGCACTGCCAGGCCAGAGCTTGATAAacatctgctgaatgaataaCTGGGCAGCCAGGTGCGAGGCCGAGGGCTCTGGTGTGCTGGGGCAGGCGGCAGGGAGCGGGCAGTGGCGGGGGCCCACCGAGTGCGGATGCAGGAGGCCTCCACGGCGTTGATGAGCAGCGAGCGGAAGCCCCCACTCTCCAGCACATGCAAGGCATGGATGGTGGCCCCGCCAGGAGAGCAGACGTTGTCCTTGAGCTGGCCTGGGTGCTGTTCTGAGTCCAGTAGCATCTTGGCAGCCCCCTGCAGCCAGAGAGAGGGCCTGACAGCTGTGGCGGCACCTACCTGCCTGTGCAGGGCactgctcccagccccagccaccaTGGCACCCACTgactctctccatccatccaccccaGTGCACTGGCCTTGGACCTGGCAAGGAGTGCCCCACCAGAGAGTAAAGGAAAACACTGACCATCAGAGCCTGGGCCCCAAGGCGGACTGCCAGGCGCCTTGGAAGCCCCATCTTCACGCCCCCATCAGCCAGGGCATCCAGGGCTGTGAATGCCTGCAGGGAGAAGGCACCTAAGCCACCATCCCAGGCCTTTTCTCCTCCCCCGAGCAACGTTTGGTCCAGCAGTTCTGCCACAGCagcccagagcagagaggagggtggaAGATGGGCAGATGTGCCCTGAGGTCCTCAGAACTGTGGCCGCCCACCCGTCCCCAGTCCTCACATAGGCTGGGCCGCTGCCACTGAGCCCCGTGACGGCATCGATCAGGTCCTCCTCCACTTCTGTGCAGAAGCCCACGCTGCCCATGAGCTGCTCCAGGAGCCTGCCATCCTCTACCTGGGCGTGGGTGCCCGTGGCGTACACGGTGGCTCCCTCCCGCACCACGACTGGTGTGTTGGTCATGCAGCGGATGACTTTGGGGGCCAGCTGGAACGCCATCAGCTTCTGGAGGAGAAACCAGCTGTGTGTCCATCCCGGCCCCTTGCCCAGCAGCATGTGCTGGGTGTGGGTGTGAATGTGTTCACCCAACTGAGCATTTCCTGAGTTCTCTCTGTGGGCTGGGCCAacacacccatttcacagatggagagcTGGGACACCGAGAGGGCCAGAGCTCCTGACCACTTGGCAGTGCCATTTCCACCCCCTCTCTGG
Encoded here:
- the PYCR1 gene encoding pyrroline-5-carboxylate reductase 1, mitochondrial isoform X1; this encodes MSVGFIGAGQLAFALARGFTAAGILAAHKITASSPDMDLATVSALRKMGVNLTPHNKETVQHSDVLFLAVKPHIIPFILDEIGAYIEDRHIVVSCAAGVTISSIEKKLMAFQLAPKVIRCMTNTPVVVREGATVYATGTHAQVEDGRLLEQLMGSVGFCTEVEEDLIDAVTGLSGSGPAYAFTALDALADGGVKMGLPRRLAVRLGAQALMGAAKMLLDSEQHPGQLKDNVCSPGGATIHALHVLESGGFRSLLINAVEASCIRTRELQSMADQDVSPAAIKKTVLDKVKLDSPPEAPSGHSKLLPRNLAPAGKKD